A region from the uncultured Macellibacteroides sp. genome encodes:
- a CDS encoding MFS transporter, with translation MENASTQAVYPKGLIRYAVLSFYLAQGLCFSSWASRIPDIKDIFAVNYAFYWGLILFLIPVGKFTAIPLAGYLVTKLGSRIMVQVSILGYALSLFAIGTSTNIYMLGVFLFCFGVFWNLCDISLNTQGIGIERLYGRTIMASFHGGWSLAACLGALIGFIMIVSDITPFWHFTIISVIILGIVLLSRKYLQNDVEQESEAKTEAKPAVDKMSWIRKPEMLLIQLGVVGLFALIVESAMFDWSGIYFESVLKAPKSLQIGFLVFMVMMTVGRFLTNYAYHLLGKQRVLQLAGALIFAGFMISSLLSGYFDSMIAKVVVNSIGFMFVGLGISCMVPTIYSLVGAKSKTPVSIALTILSSISFIGSLIAPLLIGAISQAFNMKYAYIVVGLLGLCIVLMTTFCNSFKVNEPK, from the coding sequence ATGGAAAATGCTTCAACTCAGGCTGTGTATCCCAAAGGGCTTATACGCTATGCCGTGCTTTCTTTTTATCTTGCCCAAGGATTATGTTTCTCTAGTTGGGCCAGCCGGATACCGGATATCAAAGATATTTTTGCAGTAAATTATGCATTCTACTGGGGACTGATCTTGTTTTTAATCCCCGTTGGTAAGTTTACGGCTATTCCGTTGGCAGGCTATCTGGTCACGAAGCTTGGAAGCCGCATAATGGTTCAGGTTAGCATTCTCGGGTATGCACTATCTTTGTTTGCTATTGGCACATCAACCAACATATACATGCTTGGCGTCTTTTTATTTTGCTTTGGCGTGTTCTGGAATTTGTGTGACATTTCTCTTAATACACAGGGAATAGGCATTGAACGTCTTTACGGCAGAACCATTATGGCTTCCTTCCACGGCGGATGGAGTCTGGCGGCTTGCTTAGGTGCCCTCATCGGATTTATCATGATTGTTTCCGACATCACTCCTTTCTGGCATTTTACCATAATATCCGTAATTATACTCGGTATTGTTCTGTTAAGCCGTAAATACTTGCAAAACGATGTGGAACAGGAATCCGAAGCAAAAACAGAAGCAAAGCCTGCGGTGGACAAAATGAGTTGGATCCGAAAACCGGAAATGTTGCTTATTCAACTAGGGGTAGTTGGGTTGTTTGCCCTGATTGTGGAAAGTGCTATGTTTGACTGGAGTGGCATCTATTTTGAATCGGTTCTGAAAGCTCCTAAATCTTTGCAGATTGGCTTCCTTGTTTTTATGGTGATGATGACAGTTGGACGATTCCTTACTAATTACGCGTACCATCTCCTTGGTAAACAAAGGGTATTGCAATTGGCCGGAGCGTTAATCTTTGCCGGATTTATGATTTCGTCTCTTTTGTCTGGTTACTTCGATTCCATGATAGCAAAGGTAGTTGTAAATTCGATCGGGTTTATGTTTGTAGGTTTAGGTATTTCATGCATGGTGCCTACTATTTACAGCCTGGTTGGGGCTAAGTCGAAAACACCCGTAAGCATTGCCCTTACTATTCTTTCAAGTATAAGCTTTATTGGATCGCTTATTGCTCCTTTGCTAATCGGTGCCATTTCTCAGGCGTTTAATATGAAATATGCGTATATAGTGGTTGGATTACTGGGCCTTTGTATTGTGCTGATGACTACCTTTTGCAATTCGTTCAAGGTGAACGAGCCCAAATAA
- a CDS encoding outer membrane beta-barrel family protein, with product MKNFYLVLLLTVTTLPIFANPGIKGKVIDNISKQELEYAQIILYANEKMIASTVTLSDGSFTIPNISAGEYTLSVRMLGYDLYTGKTFTLSQSTKDLGIIPLSVLEVGLKEIEVVAQKKQVIYKLDKRVIEASSNLLASGGTAVDILENTPSIRINAEGEVTFRGSSGFAVYIDGRPSIFSGSQALQQIPASQIQNIEIITTPSAKNDTGGDVGMINIITKKNFEEGVNGIVNVTGSTVRTRAVDFMLVGKKGASQWNIGGYAGDRKRKSKFDQKKTTLVNDTTTISHSNGPRTGASYAYSINGGWNYSSPKTSYSIGLEGGYAGWKKDGNLDYTEQRWTNGQLIEQGLFKSLDNYDQHETYGQGNLGFEHKFNDKGHILQAGFYLKYGGDALEYFESNLYDAQNVRQQGHRAWEAEHRWTVRGNLDYVFPYRTTGQLKTGYQYYSYLENGDYSMQFWNPDRKEFYWRNDIYNTFYFQQGINSLYGIVADSFGSFDFQAGVRGEHTHQVLRSSKEWANRFENRFELFPSVHLGYNLPNKHKLQAAYSRRTTRPELYFMEPYITFHDYYTAEIGNPDIRPEYIHSFELNYSWSSEKYTFTSSVFHRNRKDKIERIRVPYTAGVTLDSMANVGHDYSTGIELSGSASISRWWNMNANSNIYRYKVKNEFRLGDLSETSTNYDIYLNNTFDVGKSTRIQADGNFVGPSVTTQGRTDSFWYINLDIRQQLIKRKLTGTLSFRDVFNTARYTSNINSSNLNSATRIKPCYPLISLTLSYTFNQDKQQNSISRDSHDLFEGTSH from the coding sequence ATGAAAAATTTCTATTTAGTCTTATTACTTACAGTTACTACACTTCCCATATTTGCCAATCCAGGTATTAAAGGAAAGGTTATAGACAACATTTCCAAACAGGAGTTGGAATACGCCCAGATCATTTTGTATGCCAACGAGAAAATGATTGCTTCCACCGTAACCCTTTCGGATGGTTCATTTACAATTCCCAATATATCTGCCGGCGAATATACTTTATCTGTACGTATGCTGGGATACGATTTGTACACAGGCAAAACGTTTACCCTATCTCAATCCACTAAAGACCTTGGAATCATTCCGCTAAGCGTTCTTGAAGTGGGACTGAAAGAAATTGAAGTGGTAGCCCAAAAGAAACAGGTCATTTATAAGCTCGATAAACGTGTGATAGAGGCCTCTTCTAATCTTCTTGCCAGTGGAGGTACTGCTGTAGATATTCTTGAAAACACCCCTTCTATCCGCATCAATGCGGAAGGAGAAGTAACATTCAGGGGAAGCAGTGGGTTTGCGGTCTATATAGATGGAAGACCTAGTATTTTTTCGGGTTCACAAGCCTTGCAGCAGATTCCGGCCAGTCAAATTCAAAATATTGAAATTATAACTACACCTTCAGCTAAAAATGATACTGGTGGCGACGTGGGCATGATCAACATTATTACAAAAAAGAATTTTGAAGAAGGTGTAAACGGTATTGTAAATGTTACAGGGAGTACGGTACGTACACGTGCGGTGGATTTTATGCTAGTAGGGAAGAAAGGTGCCTCCCAATGGAATATTGGTGGTTATGCCGGCGATCGTAAACGTAAAAGTAAATTCGATCAGAAAAAAACAACTCTTGTAAACGATACTACAACCATTTCTCACTCTAACGGTCCGCGAACCGGAGCTTCCTATGCCTATTCAATCAACGGTGGATGGAATTACTCTTCTCCCAAAACCTCCTACTCTATCGGATTGGAAGGTGGATATGCAGGATGGAAAAAAGATGGCAACCTTGATTATACGGAACAGCGGTGGACCAACGGGCAACTTATTGAACAAGGTTTGTTTAAAAGTTTAGATAATTACGACCAGCACGAAACATACGGACAGGGTAATCTGGGTTTCGAACATAAATTTAATGACAAAGGACATATTTTGCAGGCCGGTTTTTATTTGAAATATGGAGGCGATGCTTTGGAGTATTTTGAAAGTAACCTGTACGATGCACAAAATGTACGTCAGCAAGGACACCGCGCTTGGGAAGCAGAACACCGGTGGACGGTTAGAGGCAACCTGGACTATGTGTTCCCCTATCGCACTACCGGACAATTAAAGACAGGTTATCAATACTATTCGTATCTGGAAAATGGAGATTACAGTATGCAGTTTTGGAATCCTGATCGAAAAGAATTTTACTGGCGGAATGATATTTACAATACCTTCTATTTTCAGCAAGGGATCAATTCTTTATACGGAATAGTAGCTGATAGTTTTGGTTCGTTTGATTTTCAGGCAGGCGTGCGCGGAGAACATACACATCAGGTATTGCGGAGTTCAAAAGAATGGGCAAATCGTTTTGAAAATAGATTCGAACTTTTTCCTTCCGTTCATTTGGGATACAATTTACCAAACAAACACAAACTTCAAGCCGCCTACAGCCGTCGTACCACTCGTCCGGAGCTGTATTTCATGGAACCCTATATTACGTTTCACGACTACTATACAGCCGAGATAGGTAATCCGGATATTCGTCCCGAATATATCCATTCATTCGAACTAAATTATTCATGGAGTTCAGAAAAATACACGTTCACCTCTTCGGTGTTTCATCGAAATAGAAAAGATAAAATAGAGCGTATCCGCGTTCCTTATACCGCCGGAGTAACGCTGGATTCCATGGCCAATGTGGGTCACGACTATTCAACGGGTATTGAATTAAGCGGTAGCGCAAGCATTAGTCGCTGGTGGAATATGAATGCAAACTCAAACATCTATCGTTACAAAGTGAAAAATGAATTCAGACTGGGCGATCTATCTGAGACCAGTACGAATTATGATATTTATTTGAATAATACGTTTGATGTGGGTAAATCAACACGTATACAGGCGGATGGCAACTTTGTTGGTCCCTCCGTTACAACTCAGGGGCGTACAGATTCGTTCTGGTATATTAATCTGGATATCCGGCAACAGTTGATAAAACGCAAATTAACAGGTACACTATCTTTCCGGGATGTATTTAATACGGCACGATATACCAGCAATATAAACTCTTCCAACTTAAATTCTGCAACTCGAATAAAGCCCTGTTATCCATTGATAAGTTTAACGTTGAGTTACACATTCAATCAGGATAAACAACAAAACAGCATATCCCGCGACTCTCACGATTTGTTCGAAGGTACAAGTCACTAA
- a CDS encoding TonB-dependent receptor, with amino-acid sequence MKKTYLLLLLFFICTMTFAQSSGVISGLVADKSNQPIERATIVLLSLPDSVMIKGAVTDQKGFFSLNQIKDGKYVLRSSYIGFKSNTKQVLISSPKRVFSLGTIKLDDDNVMLNGITVVGNAAEMVIKNDTVEYNPEAFKTQENAVVEDLLKKLPGVEVSSDGKITAGGKQVKKILVDGKEFFADDPTMATKNLTADMVDKLQVVERKSEMERLTGISDGEEETIINLQIKPERKKGWLGNFGAGIGNKDRYEGNGMFNRFIGKNVYSIIGNVGNTNSGRGGNRSYGGGSGNTEAGSLNFSVGTETSPKLKIEGSGQYSFRNTDAESKSYTETFLSNTSQFSDRNSFNLSETDDFNTEFRFEWKPDEYNTFRFKPSAGYSKSNSFSQSDNNTYTEAGKPEDFLNKSNSKSSAESSSQNGGMDVDYSHSFKNKPGRRFNLSLSGTMGENESESFSRSTAIYTINPDANNTDLIRRVENVTSSYNYRVYASYVEPVFTNRFLQLSYSYRFNNRESDKKTYARKSEDDLTGVLDESISLTNNFENDNIRQQIQASFRTVREKYEYQLGVNIEPQKSTSRRFYLVESENKVLSRSVTNWAPTARFQYNFSREKNLRINYRTNTSQPDLTQLDETIDDSNPSNILYGNAGLKPSFTQSMEVRLQLMERKSQKSIMASLEGSTTNNSIVSKVIYAEDGSGKRETTYDNVNGVWNTSAFLMTNLPFSTKFRFNSYTRFSFNNRVGYTSDRLATVPTKNTTKNSILNQNLGIRFINPVIELAANGSVGYNGVRSTAKTSSNQDVFTYRANGNVTLFLPLNISLSSDIGYQTSSGYSAGYSQNQTIWNANIQKSVLKNAGMVAFRIYDILQQRQNISRSVSETAITESINNSLTSYFLASFTYRFNLLGGKGGTMPGERPEGMRDGTRERRFEGGQGHGRW; translated from the coding sequence TTGAAAAAAACGTATCTTTTATTGCTTCTGTTTTTTATTTGCACAATGACTTTCGCTCAATCATCTGGTGTTATTTCCGGACTTGTAGCAGATAAATCCAATCAACCTATCGAACGTGCAACGATTGTATTGCTGAGTCTTCCCGACAGTGTTATGATTAAGGGTGCTGTTACCGATCAGAAAGGTTTCTTTTCATTGAACCAGATAAAGGACGGGAAATATGTACTCCGCTCTTCTTATATTGGCTTTAAATCTAACACTAAGCAGGTTCTGATTTCTTCTCCGAAAAGGGTATTTTCGTTGGGTACAATCAAGCTGGACGACGATAATGTGATGCTGAACGGAATTACCGTTGTTGGTAATGCCGCAGAAATGGTCATAAAAAATGATACAGTAGAATACAATCCGGAAGCTTTTAAAACGCAGGAAAATGCAGTTGTAGAAGATTTACTGAAAAAATTACCGGGCGTAGAGGTCAGCTCTGATGGTAAAATTACGGCCGGAGGGAAACAAGTAAAAAAAATCCTTGTGGACGGCAAAGAGTTTTTTGCTGATGATCCCACCATGGCCACCAAAAATCTAACGGCAGACATGGTCGACAAGTTGCAGGTGGTTGAGCGGAAATCGGAAATGGAAAGGCTTACAGGCATCAGCGACGGAGAAGAGGAAACAATCATCAACCTTCAGATTAAACCCGAAAGGAAAAAGGGCTGGCTGGGCAACTTTGGTGCCGGCATCGGGAACAAAGACCGGTATGAAGGTAATGGGATGTTCAATAGGTTTATCGGGAAAAACGTTTATTCAATAATAGGTAACGTAGGAAACACAAATTCCGGACGCGGAGGGAATCGTAGTTACGGTGGCGGAAGCGGTAATACCGAAGCCGGATCGCTAAACTTTTCGGTAGGTACCGAAACCAGTCCGAAGCTTAAAATAGAGGGAAGCGGACAGTATTCATTCCGCAATACGGATGCCGAATCTAAAAGTTACACCGAAACATTTCTAAGTAATACCTCTCAGTTTTCGGACAGAAACTCCTTTAATCTTTCTGAAACCGACGATTTCAACACCGAATTTCGTTTTGAATGGAAACCTGATGAGTATAATACGTTCCGGTTCAAACCAAGTGCGGGCTATTCGAAATCGAATTCTTTTTCGCAAAGTGACAATAACACCTATACCGAAGCCGGAAAGCCAGAAGATTTCCTGAATAAAAGCAATTCAAAATCATCGGCCGAATCGTCTTCGCAAAATGGAGGAATGGATGTGGATTACAGTCACTCTTTTAAAAATAAGCCGGGTAGAAGATTTAACTTAAGCCTAAGCGGAACAATGGGTGAAAATGAATCGGAGTCGTTTTCACGCTCCACAGCTATTTATACCATCAATCCGGATGCAAACAATACAGATCTGATACGTAGGGTTGAAAATGTGACTTCGTCCTATAATTACCGTGTCTACGCCTCGTATGTGGAACCGGTTTTTACCAATCGTTTCCTGCAATTATCCTACTCATATCGCTTTAATAACAGGGAAAGTGATAAAAAGACCTATGCACGTAAATCGGAAGATGATCTGACGGGTGTATTGGATGAAAGCATTAGTCTGACCAACAACTTTGAAAATGACAATATCCGTCAGCAGATTCAGGCAAGTTTCCGTACCGTAAGAGAAAAATACGAATACCAGCTTGGTGTGAATATAGAACCGCAAAAATCTACCAGCAGACGTTTTTATCTTGTTGAATCGGAAAATAAGGTACTGAGTCGTTCTGTAACCAACTGGGCCCCTACGGCGAGATTTCAGTATAATTTCTCCCGGGAAAAGAATTTGCGTATAAATTACCGCACAAACACCTCTCAACCAGATCTTACTCAGCTTGATGAAACGATTGACGATTCAAATCCAAGTAACATCCTATATGGTAATGCAGGTCTTAAACCAAGCTTTACACAATCCATGGAAGTTCGTCTGCAATTAATGGAACGTAAGTCGCAAAAGTCAATCATGGCAAGTCTGGAAGGTAGCACAACAAACAACAGCATTGTTTCGAAAGTAATCTACGCCGAAGATGGTTCCGGTAAACGAGAGACCACTTACGACAATGTGAACGGTGTTTGGAATACTTCTGCTTTTTTAATGACAAACCTTCCTTTTTCAACTAAATTCAGGTTTAATTCTTATACCAGATTCAGTTTCAATAATCGCGTGGGCTATACATCCGACCGACTGGCGACTGTCCCGACTAAGAATACCACCAAGAACTCTATATTGAATCAGAACCTGGGTATTCGTTTTATTAATCCTGTCATCGAATTGGCGGCCAACGGTTCTGTGGGATACAATGGTGTACGAAGTACCGCCAAAACAAGCAGCAATCAGGATGTATTTACCTATCGTGCCAATGGAAATGTTACCCTGTTCCTGCCTCTTAATATTTCTCTTTCGAGCGATATCGGTTACCAAACAAGTTCGGGCTACTCTGCAGGTTATAGTCAGAACCAGACAATATGGAATGCCAATATACAGAAGTCTGTATTAAAAAATGCTGGTATGGTGGCTTTTCGTATCTACGATATCTTGCAACAGAGACAAAATATCAGCCGCTCTGTATCAGAAACGGCCATCACAGAATCTATTAATAACAGCCTTACGAGCTATTTTCTGGCCTCATTTACCTACCGGTTTAACCTTTTGGGAGGAAAGGGGGGTACTATGCCGGGCGAAAGACCGGAAGGCATGCGGGACGGTACGCGGGAAAGAAGATTTGAAGGCGGTCAGGGCCACGGCAGGTGGTAA
- a CDS encoding two-component regulator propeller domain-containing protein has product MKKSVYLLCLLFFSFMLQANDFIFSRITPEDGLSSAEVTCFLQDKQGFFWIGTSDGLNRYDGYDFKIFRHIPGHPENIQGNVIDKLFEDGAGNIWIFFSSGELSYYIPSKGRFVNFSSEWMQQQYRVYGKPICFSSALPGKTLIGTENGLLVFDHSSGKFKRIENSRSAVSNSRISCFYEADDNTFWVGTLSGFSKYDPKTNDFRDYAIKTPGKESFPADNLNGVDCIYKDRWGYLWIGTGKRGAYRSIKNDGSMMFQSVGNPDTRIHKFLETRDGDFWIGHSLGASRVRTKNSGQLSVAHFFDQPEDRAPTGECHIKYILEDKNGLVWFGNDRFNQGQFFYDPQKGVMKQLSHQPENPYSISSNQITCLYIDRFDNLWMGHSNYGLSRCSLNKSPFNYIFGYEGDKTNLSSNHVLAVSEDSNRNLWAGTMRGLDRIDGKSLLVDKKFQFNAQPSQTGLNGKVISSIAEDVSRSIWVGYLDAAPDHINQQSFRVIPFSLAANAVQGQPKRRLARLCTDNKGEVWFTTSNAGLIRYSPVTNKTAYFSQFTVPRTSNNNSSYSEQYTICADKQNHIWIGTDGNGLRCFDIETETFTDYLHSPSDTTSLSSNQIRHLFCDSGGTMWIGTNAGLDRYNRREGAFQHFTTREGLAGNIIRGILEAEEEVFFVSTHKGLSRLDTKRRIITNYSTDNGLLTNEFIQGACLKRKSGALVFGTNKGLLIFDPSEVVEKGRSATPALLITDVFAQRKRVTAKKIIIPYSASKDLRIDFIAFNYEHPQATHFRYRLINQDTEWKETDANHRYAFYNQLHPGKYRFEVKASEDGDTWSKPVTLSIEILPPWWLTWWFISLASILFFLLLYFFYKSKVHFYKLREQELEQKVSERTHSLMQTRRDLEEKEKELAKLKAMNEQEREFVCKMTQIVEDNLQNPQFDVDMFCSLAAMSRANLFRKLKATTGHSASSFTREIRIRKALQLLKQHKYTVNEVAFLVGFSDPNYFSRCFKEMYGVSPSNYI; this is encoded by the coding sequence ATGAAGAAATCTGTTTACTTGTTGTGTTTGTTGTTTTTTTCATTTATGCTGCAGGCAAATGATTTTATCTTTAGCCGGATAACACCCGAAGATGGACTTTCTTCTGCCGAGGTTACCTGCTTTCTTCAAGACAAACAAGGATTTTTTTGGATTGGAACATCAGACGGATTAAACCGATACGACGGTTACGACTTTAAAATCTTTCGCCATATCCCCGGGCATCCGGAAAATATTCAGGGAAATGTTATAGATAAGCTTTTTGAAGATGGAGCCGGGAATATATGGATCTTCTTTTCTTCGGGCGAATTAAGTTATTATATACCATCAAAAGGTCGCTTTGTTAACTTTTCTTCCGAATGGATGCAGCAACAGTATCGGGTATACGGTAAACCAATTTGTTTCTCGTCTGCCTTGCCTGGTAAAACCCTAATTGGAACCGAAAACGGATTGCTTGTTTTCGATCATTCTTCAGGAAAGTTTAAACGCATAGAAAACAGTAGGTCTGCTGTCTCTAACAGCCGGATAAGCTGTTTCTATGAAGCCGATGATAATACGTTTTGGGTAGGCACGTTGTCGGGATTCAGTAAGTATGATCCCAAAACGAACGATTTTCGGGATTATGCTATCAAAACGCCAGGGAAAGAATCTTTTCCCGCTGATAACCTGAATGGAGTGGATTGTATTTACAAAGACAGATGGGGATATCTTTGGATAGGAACCGGAAAGAGAGGGGCTTACCGTTCCATAAAGAACGATGGTTCCATGATGTTTCAGTCTGTAGGAAATCCGGATACGCGCATCCATAAGTTTTTGGAAACCCGCGATGGAGATTTCTGGATAGGTCACAGTCTCGGCGCCTCAAGAGTAAGAACAAAAAATAGCGGACAGCTTAGTGTTGCCCATTTCTTTGACCAGCCCGAAGACAGGGCTCCCACCGGCGAATGTCATATAAAGTATATATTAGAAGACAAAAATGGATTAGTTTGGTTTGGCAACGACCGTTTTAATCAAGGACAGTTTTTCTACGATCCTCAAAAAGGAGTAATGAAACAGCTAAGTCATCAGCCCGAAAATCCATACTCCATTAGCAGCAACCAAATAACATGCCTGTACATTGATCGTTTTGATAATCTGTGGATGGGACATTCCAATTACGGATTAAGCAGGTGTAGCTTAAATAAATCTCCATTTAATTATATATTTGGCTATGAAGGCGATAAAACCAACCTTTCATCCAATCATGTTCTTGCTGTCAGCGAAGACAGTAACCGTAATCTTTGGGCAGGTACGATGCGCGGGCTCGATCGCATTGATGGCAAGAGTTTGCTTGTTGATAAAAAATTTCAATTTAATGCGCAGCCATCGCAAACCGGACTGAATGGCAAAGTAATTAGTTCTATTGCAGAAGATGTTTCGCGGTCTATTTGGGTAGGGTATCTGGATGCGGCACCAGATCATATTAATCAACAATCATTCCGTGTAATCCCATTTTCTCTTGCAGCTAATGCTGTGCAGGGTCAACCCAAACGTCGTTTGGCCCGACTATGTACCGATAATAAAGGTGAGGTTTGGTTTACTACTTCCAACGCCGGATTAATCAGATACAGTCCGGTTACCAATAAAACCGCTTACTTCAGCCAGTTTACCGTTCCCCGTACAAGCAATAATAATTCTTCATATTCGGAGCAATATACCATCTGTGCAGATAAACAAAACCATATATGGATTGGTACAGACGGAAACGGATTGAGATGTTTCGATATTGAGACTGAAACTTTTACCGACTATTTACATTCACCATCAGACACAACCAGCCTATCCTCTAACCAAATACGACATCTGTTTTGTGATTCAGGCGGAACGATGTGGATTGGTACAAATGCAGGATTAGATCGCTATAACCGACGGGAAGGAGCGTTTCAACATTTTACAACCCGCGAGGGACTGGCAGGAAATATAATACGGGGTATTCTGGAAGCCGAAGAAGAAGTGTTTTTTGTTAGTACCCATAAGGGACTTTCCAGATTGGATACCAAGCGAAGAATTATTACTAATTATTCCACAGACAATGGTTTGCTTACCAATGAATTTATTCAGGGAGCTTGCTTAAAAAGAAAATCAGGAGCACTTGTTTTTGGAACAAACAAAGGGCTTTTGATATTTGACCCTTCCGAAGTGGTTGAAAAAGGCCGCAGCGCCACGCCGGCATTGTTAATAACCGATGTTTTTGCTCAGAGAAAAAGAGTGACAGCCAAAAAGATTATTATTCCTTATTCTGCTTCCAAAGATCTGAGAATTGATTTTATCGCGTTTAATTACGAACACCCTCAGGCCACTCATTTCAGATACAGATTAATAAATCAGGACACTGAATGGAAGGAAACGGATGCCAACCATCGGTATGCTTTTTACAACCAGCTTCATCCCGGAAAATATAGATTCGAAGTAAAAGCAAGCGAAGACGGCGATACATGGAGTAAACCGGTAACACTTTCTATCGAAATACTTCCTCCCTGGTGGCTTACCTGGTGGTTTATCTCTTTAGCCTCTATCCTATTCTTTTTACTGCTTTATTTCTTTTACAAAAGCAAGGTACACTTCTATAAACTTCGCGAACAAGAACTTGAGCAAAAGGTGTCCGAACGTACCCATAGCCTGATGCAAACCCGGCGTGATCTGGAAGAAAAAGAAAAGGAGTTGGCCAAACTAAAGGCAATGAATGAACAGGAAAGGGAATTTGTCTGTAAAATGACACAAATTGTAGAGGATAACCTTCAAAATCCCCAGTTCGATGTAGATATGTTTTGCTCGCTTGCAGCCATGAGCCGTGCCAACCTATTCAGAAAGCTAAAGGCGACGACCGGACATTCTGCATCCTCATTTACGCGTGAAATAAGAATTCGTAAGGCTTTACAACTTCTTAAGCAACATAAGTATACCGTAAACGAAGTGGCTTTTCTTGTTGGCTTTTCCGATCCCAATTATTTTTCACGTTGTTTTAAGGAAATGTACGGAGTTTCTCCAAGCAATTATATTTGA
- a CDS encoding acyltransferase family protein, producing MEQIKGRNHGFDLLRVLACYMVIQVHAGEFFYIGAGGAVLPGEDPYWVNLFNSLCRTAVPLFVMLSGFFLLPVKEEMSQFFRKRFIRVVIPFIVWCVLYAFYQFMMGQVGFITALINILKIPVNFGVEVGHLWYVYMLLGLYMIAPIISPWLKVATRKQVEFYLYVWGLTLCLPYIHLLFPSVLGECFWNKTPMLYYFTGFLGFMILAFYAKTYWLAKKSWNLPVGVLLIVTGYAITAGGFAASLGKVATVPELEITWGFESINVAMMSLGLFLLIKNIQFSNEESPVLRVVTDISKLSYGVYLVHIMVLNFFYTVFNPVYDTALIKIPLIAVCTFVVSYIVIKAISLLPKSKYIVG from the coding sequence ATGGAGCAGATAAAAGGAAGGAATCATGGATTTGATTTATTGAGAGTACTGGCCTGTTATATGGTGATTCAGGTGCATGCCGGTGAATTTTTTTATATTGGAGCAGGGGGAGCCGTATTACCGGGAGAAGATCCTTACTGGGTAAATTTGTTTAATTCTTTATGCCGTACGGCAGTTCCTTTGTTTGTTATGCTTTCGGGTTTCTTTTTGTTGCCTGTTAAAGAAGAAATGAGTCAGTTTTTCCGCAAACGTTTTATACGTGTAGTCATTCCCTTTATTGTCTGGTGCGTGTTGTATGCCTTCTATCAGTTTATGATGGGACAGGTCGGATTTATAACTGCCCTGATAAACATCCTTAAAATCCCGGTTAATTTTGGTGTGGAGGTAGGGCATCTTTGGTACGTATATATGCTGCTCGGACTCTATATGATTGCTCCCATTATTTCGCCCTGGCTAAAAGTTGCCACCCGCAAACAGGTAGAATTTTATTTGTATGTATGGGGGCTGACTTTATGTTTGCCTTATATTCATTTGCTATTTCCCTCGGTTTTGGGAGAGTGTTTTTGGAATAAAACGCCAATGCTTTATTATTTTACAGGCTTTTTAGGCTTTATGATTCTGGCATTCTATGCGAAAACATATTGGCTTGCTAAAAAAAGCTGGAACTTACCAGTGGGAGTTTTATTGATTGTTACGGGATATGCCATTACTGCCGGAGGATTTGCTGCAAGTCTGGGTAAGGTTGCCACCGTTCCCGAACTGGAAATAACCTGGGGCTTCGAATCCATCAATGTGGCCATGATGTCTTTAGGGCTGTTCCTGCTAATCAAAAACATTCAATTCAGCAATGAAGAATCTCCTGTACTCAGAGTGGTTACCGATATTTCAAAACTCAGTTATGGAGTTTACCTTGTTCATATCATGGTACTTAATTTCTTTTACACTGTTTTTAATCCTGTTTACGACACTGCGCTGATAAAGATACCCCTTATTGCCGTTTGTACGTTTGTGGTGTCTTACATAGTGATTAAGGCCATATCCTTACTACCCAAAAGTAAATATATTGTTGGGTAA